Proteins encoded by one window of Miscanthus floridulus cultivar M001 unplaced genomic scaffold, ASM1932011v1 os_2187, whole genome shotgun sequence:
- the LOC136534692 gene encoding probable WRKY transcription factor 67 produces the protein MNIFESSTHSGCQVVINEIEHQSALVMELHTLILPTLDPCSRQEKLAQQLFQDIFSSSSKVISFLELGDNSKKQADLIKYRRKGGKNNVDSHMLGEEAKQIGNKRRKNAQHTGSVVTQAPHFDGYQWRKYGQKWISKAKQSRSYYRCANSKDQGCLATKTVQQKESDGSAGTVRLFDVDYYGQHICKKDDIIHPYVVETTKYSAPIVNHNQSISGSTVVHNDVLGIQDESFENLFMVPSTPEYLIDFTDIEMAGRALEVTSMMIPEDIWA, from the exons ATGAACATCTTTGAATCTTCCACTCATAGTGGCTGCCAAGTGGTGATCAATGAGATTGAACACCAAAGCGCCCTCGTGATGGAGCTACATACCCTTATCCTACCAACACTTGATCCCTGTAGTAGGCAGGAGAAGCTTGCGCAGCAACTCTTCCAAGATATATTCAGTTCCTCAAGTAAGGTTATCTCCTTTCTCGAACTTGGCGATAACAGTAAGAAACAGGCCGATCTTATCAAATATAGAAGAAAAGGTGGCAAGAATAACGTGGATAGTCACATGTTGGGGGAGGAAGCTAAACAAATTGGAAATAAGAGAAG GAAGAATGCACAACACACAGGTTCGGTTGTGACACAAGCACCACACTTTGATGGATATCAATGGAGGAAGTATGGACAGAAGTGGATCTCCAAAGCAAAGCAGTCTAG GAGCTACTATAGATGTGCCAATAGTAAAGACCAAGGGTGTCTTGCAACTAAGACAGTTCAACAGAAGGAATCAGATGGAAGCGCTGGAACAGTGAGGTTGTTCGATGTTGACTATTACGGCCAGCACATTTGCAAGAAGGATGACATAATCCATCCATATGTTGTTGAGACAACAAAATATAGTGCACCAATTGTCAATCATAACCAAAGCATTAGTGGGTCAacagttgttcataatgatgtcCTTGGAATTCAGGATGAAAGCTTTGAAAACTTATTCATGGTGCCAAGCACGCCAGAATATTTGATAGATTTCACAGATATTGAAATGGCAGGCCGGGCACTTGAGGTTACCTCTATGATGATCCCTGAAGATATATGGGCGTAA